The following coding sequences lie in one Miscanthus floridulus cultivar M001 chromosome 9, ASM1932011v1, whole genome shotgun sequence genomic window:
- the LOC136481338 gene encoding putative general negative regulator of transcription C16C9.04c — translation MTTMSDDGDRTCPLCAEEMDITDQQLKPCKCGYDICVWCWHHIIDMAEKEETEGRCPACRTRYDKDRIVKMAATCDRTVAEKNAEKKHKTQKVKPKAAPPPTAMSTVESKKHLASVRVIQRNLVYIIGLPAHLCNESVLERREYFGQYGKVLKVSVSRPTGPPSQASANSNISVYVSLNRTLYMHDDGISLMCWSLWGCAGHMVFVAAWSVFRTA, via the exons AT GACGACCATGAGCGACGATGGCGACCGCACCTGCCCGCTCTGTGCCGAGGAGATGGACATCACTGACCAGCAGCTCAAGCCATGCAAATGCGGCTACGAT ATTTGTGTTTGGTGCTGGCACCACATCATAGACATGGCTGAGAAGGAGGAAACAGAGGGCCGCTGCCCTGCATGCCGCACACGCTATGACAAGGACAGGATCGTCAAGATGGCTGCCACTTGTGACAG GACAGTGGCAGAGAAAAATGCAGAGAAGAAGCACAAGACCCAAAAGGTTAAGCCAAAGGCAGCACCACCACCAACAGCAATGTCAACCGTAGAATCTAAGAAACATCTGGCTAGTGTCAGGGTTATCCAGAGAAATCTGGTGTACATAATTGGGCTACCTGCGCATTTATGCAACGAGAGC GTACTTGAGCGCAGGGAATACTTTGGTCAATATGGGAAAGTTTTGAAGGTTTCAGTTTCCCGTCCGACTGGGCCTCCCTCTCAGGCATCAGCAAACAGCAATATTAGTGTGTATGTCTCTCTGAACCGTACGTTGTACATGCAtgatgatgggataagtctcatgtgctggtctttgtggggctgtgctggtcacatggtctttgtggctgcatggtctgtttttaggacagcatag